The proteins below come from a single Aegilops tauschii subsp. strangulata cultivar AL8/78 chromosome 6, Aet v6.0, whole genome shotgun sequence genomic window:
- the LOC109771959 gene encoding uncharacterized protein isoform X2 — MASRVKEDEKNERVIRGLLKLPANKRCINCNNLGPQYVCTNFWTFVCTNCSGAHREFTHRVKSVSMAKFTAQEVTALQGGGNERAREIFFKEWDSQRNPYPDSSNTDKLRNFIKHIYVERRYTGERSSDRPPRGKDDKDEHSENRRSDGNRGGSRSPPYNESYSDRRSYSGRSDDRNSRHSYGERSPGYDQNDYKKSPRHFEAVDDRSGKTTPVQRFEDRRFSEPRKPETGSPNYQREANGSSPPVVRPVREILGDDAPQLRIDEPPKPNVARPIDPPKPNGTRTIEPPPQAQRTSTASSIGSSEGISEQTKAATPVSLIDFGADPEPTASAPPSQTAPTPQQQPVSAQPINATTPQHVLEQGKSAPSVSGGDWASFDAFGQQQQTPQVGSTVNPLESVLAQLSFSETPSASNTSAFSTSVDPQANGGQLSMIDTSHSSLFGPPVGISGNQVSTGMPVQGSAVHQSAVAASMGGLPSQLPSNSQGTSGIQEATSSHDSKSSGRTALPVDFFTSLYPSATPAMPGWQRAPQSGMGFGMQYPAAMGMQSYPQATFSQPTYQQPMYQQPTYQQPTYQQPVYQQNAYPQPAKASNPFDLGNEAAPIQAHMSRPLGASAGATNPTLVGNSSFGVPPQQPQQMYQPSVHQNHYMMQHVSNNMPEQLPNGMLPRQQGGAGSLGVGYDQQAAPRYSQPNTPPSYGAVGGNPFG, encoded by the exons GGACCACAATATGTGTGCACAAATTTCTGGACCTTCGTTTGTACCAATTGCAGTGGAGCACA CCGAGAGTTCACTCACCGGGTGAAATCTGTTTCCATGGCTAAATTTACCGCACAAGAAGTCACTGCTCTACAAGGAGGAGGAAATGAG CGTGCTAGAGAAATATTTTTCAAGGAGTGGGATTCTCAGCGTAATCCATACCCTGACAGCAG TAATACGGACAAATTGAGGAATTTCATCAAGCATATTTACGTGGAGCGGAGATATACAGGAGAAAGAAGCTCTGATAGACCACCGAGGGGAAAG GACGATAAGGATGAACATAGCGAAAATAGAAGATCTGATGGAAATCGGGGTGGTTCAAGAAGTCCACCATACAATGAAAGTTACTCTGACCGTCGGAGTTATAGTGGACGGAGTGATGACAGAAATTCCAGACATTCCTATGGAGAACGTAGTCCTGGCTATGACCAGAATGACTATAAGAAAAGCCCCCGCCACTTTGAAGCTGTCGACGATAGATCTGGGAAAACAACTCCAGTTCAAAGGTTCGAGGACCGCAGGTTTTCTGAACCACGAAAGCCAGAGACTGGGTCTCCAAATTACCAGAGAGAAGCCAACGGATCTAGTCCTCCTGTTGTACGGCCAGTGAGGGAGATATTGGGTGATGATGCTCCTCAACTTCGGATTGATGAACCTCCAAAGCCGAATGTAGCCAGACCGATTGACCCTCCAAAACCAAATGGAACCAGGACCATTGAGCCTCCACCTCAGGCACAG AGGACATCTACTGCCAGCAGTATTGGTTCTTCCGAGGGGATTTCGGAACAGACGAAGGCAGCAACTCCAGTCAGTTTAATTGATTTTGGTGCAGATCCTGAACCCACTGCATCTGCCCCGCCATCACAGACAGCCCCTACACCCCAACAGCAGCCAGTTAGTGCACAGCCTATTAACGCAACAACGCCGCAACATGTTCTTGAACAAGGCAAAAGTGCTCCATCAGTGAGCGGCGGTGATTGGGCATCTTTTGATGCTTTTGGCCAGCAGCAGCAAACACCACAAGTAGGCAGCACCGTAAATCCACTTGAGTCTGTGCTTGCACAACTATCATTCTCCGAAACACCCTCTGCCTCCAATACGTCAGCCTTTTCAACTTCTGTTGATCCGCAAGCAAATGGAGGACAGCTGTCCATGATAGATACATCACATTCTTCATTATTTGGTCCACCCGTTGGAATCTCAGGCAATCAG GTCTCAACAGGAATGCCTGTCCAAGGATCTGCAGTTCATCAATCTGCTGTGGCTGCCTCTATGGGTGGTCTTCCATCTCAATTGCCTTCAAATTCTCAAGGAACCAGTGGTATTCAAGAAGCAACGTCTTCTCATGACAGCAAATCCAGTGGGCGGACAGCACTGCCAGTG GATTTCTTTACTTCACTATATCCATCAGCAACTCCAGCAATGCCTGGCTGGCAGAGAGCTCCCCAGTCTGGAATGGGATTTGGCATGCAGTATCCTGCTGCAATG GGAATGCAGTCATATCCTCAGGCAACATTTTCTCAACCTACATATCAACAACCTATGTATCAGCAACCTACATACCAACAACCTACGTATCAACAGCCTGTATATCAGCAAAATGCGTATCCCCAACCTGCGAAAGCTTCAAACCCTTTTGACCTCGGAAATGAGGCAGCCCCAATTCAAGCTCACATG TCCCGACCACTGGGAGCATCAGCAGGCGCTACTAACCCAACATTAGTTGGTAACTCTAGTTTTGGAGTTCCACCTCAGCAGCCTCAGCAGATGTATCAGCCATCTGTACATCAAA ACCATTACATGATGCAGCATGTTTCAAACAACATGCCTGAGCAGCTACCTAATGGCATGCTTCCAAG GCAACAAGGAGGTGCTGGTTCCCTCGGCGTAGGCTATGATCAACAAGCTGCTCCTAGGTATTCCCAGCCAAACACCCCACCGTCCTATGGTGCTGTGGGTGGAAATCCTTTCGGGTAA
- the LOC109771959 gene encoding uncharacterized protein isoform X1, translating to MASRVKEDEKNERVIRGLLKLPANKRCINCNNLGPQYVCTNFWTFVCTNCSGAHREFTHRVKSVSMAKFTAQEVTALQGGGNERAREIFFKEWDSQRNPYPDSSNTDKLRNFIKHIYVERRYTGERSSDRPPRGKDDKDEHSENRRSDGNRGGSRSPPYNESYSDRRSYSGRSDDRNSRHSYGERSPGYDQNDYKKSPRHFEAVDDRSGKTTPVQRFEDRRFSEPRKPETGSPNYQREANGSSPPVVRPVREILGDDAPQLRIDEPPKPNVARPIDPPKPNGTRTIEPPPQAQRTSTASSIGSSEGISEQTKAATPVSLIDFGADPEPTASAPPSQTAPTPQQQPVSAQPINATTPQHVLEQGKSAPSVSGGDWASFDAFGQQQQTPQVGSTVNPLESVLAQLSFSETPSASNTSAFSTSVDPQANGGQLSMIDTSHSSLFGPPVGISGNQVSTGMPVQGSAVHQSAVAASMGGLPSQLPSNSQGTSGIQEATSSHDSKSSGRTALPVDFFTSLYPSATPAMPGWQRAPQSGMGFGMQYPAAMLQGMQSYPQATFSQPTYQQPMYQQPTYQQPTYQQPVYQQNAYPQPAKASNPFDLGNEAAPIQAHMSRPLGASAGATNPTLVGNSSFGVPPQQPQQMYQPSVHQNHYMMQHVSNNMPEQLPNGMLPRQQGGAGSLGVGYDQQAAPRYSQPNTPPSYGAVGGNPFG from the exons GGACCACAATATGTGTGCACAAATTTCTGGACCTTCGTTTGTACCAATTGCAGTGGAGCACA CCGAGAGTTCACTCACCGGGTGAAATCTGTTTCCATGGCTAAATTTACCGCACAAGAAGTCACTGCTCTACAAGGAGGAGGAAATGAG CGTGCTAGAGAAATATTTTTCAAGGAGTGGGATTCTCAGCGTAATCCATACCCTGACAGCAG TAATACGGACAAATTGAGGAATTTCATCAAGCATATTTACGTGGAGCGGAGATATACAGGAGAAAGAAGCTCTGATAGACCACCGAGGGGAAAG GACGATAAGGATGAACATAGCGAAAATAGAAGATCTGATGGAAATCGGGGTGGTTCAAGAAGTCCACCATACAATGAAAGTTACTCTGACCGTCGGAGTTATAGTGGACGGAGTGATGACAGAAATTCCAGACATTCCTATGGAGAACGTAGTCCTGGCTATGACCAGAATGACTATAAGAAAAGCCCCCGCCACTTTGAAGCTGTCGACGATAGATCTGGGAAAACAACTCCAGTTCAAAGGTTCGAGGACCGCAGGTTTTCTGAACCACGAAAGCCAGAGACTGGGTCTCCAAATTACCAGAGAGAAGCCAACGGATCTAGTCCTCCTGTTGTACGGCCAGTGAGGGAGATATTGGGTGATGATGCTCCTCAACTTCGGATTGATGAACCTCCAAAGCCGAATGTAGCCAGACCGATTGACCCTCCAAAACCAAATGGAACCAGGACCATTGAGCCTCCACCTCAGGCACAG AGGACATCTACTGCCAGCAGTATTGGTTCTTCCGAGGGGATTTCGGAACAGACGAAGGCAGCAACTCCAGTCAGTTTAATTGATTTTGGTGCAGATCCTGAACCCACTGCATCTGCCCCGCCATCACAGACAGCCCCTACACCCCAACAGCAGCCAGTTAGTGCACAGCCTATTAACGCAACAACGCCGCAACATGTTCTTGAACAAGGCAAAAGTGCTCCATCAGTGAGCGGCGGTGATTGGGCATCTTTTGATGCTTTTGGCCAGCAGCAGCAAACACCACAAGTAGGCAGCACCGTAAATCCACTTGAGTCTGTGCTTGCACAACTATCATTCTCCGAAACACCCTCTGCCTCCAATACGTCAGCCTTTTCAACTTCTGTTGATCCGCAAGCAAATGGAGGACAGCTGTCCATGATAGATACATCACATTCTTCATTATTTGGTCCACCCGTTGGAATCTCAGGCAATCAG GTCTCAACAGGAATGCCTGTCCAAGGATCTGCAGTTCATCAATCTGCTGTGGCTGCCTCTATGGGTGGTCTTCCATCTCAATTGCCTTCAAATTCTCAAGGAACCAGTGGTATTCAAGAAGCAACGTCTTCTCATGACAGCAAATCCAGTGGGCGGACAGCACTGCCAGTG GATTTCTTTACTTCACTATATCCATCAGCAACTCCAGCAATGCCTGGCTGGCAGAGAGCTCCCCAGTCTGGAATGGGATTTGGCATGCAGTATCCTGCTGCAATG TTGCAGGGAATGCAGTCATATCCTCAGGCAACATTTTCTCAACCTACATATCAACAACCTATGTATCAGCAACCTACATACCAACAACCTACGTATCAACAGCCTGTATATCAGCAAAATGCGTATCCCCAACCTGCGAAAGCTTCAAACCCTTTTGACCTCGGAAATGAGGCAGCCCCAATTCAAGCTCACATG TCCCGACCACTGGGAGCATCAGCAGGCGCTACTAACCCAACATTAGTTGGTAACTCTAGTTTTGGAGTTCCACCTCAGCAGCCTCAGCAGATGTATCAGCCATCTGTACATCAAA ACCATTACATGATGCAGCATGTTTCAAACAACATGCCTGAGCAGCTACCTAATGGCATGCTTCCAAG GCAACAAGGAGGTGCTGGTTCCCTCGGCGTAGGCTATGATCAACAAGCTGCTCCTAGGTATTCCCAGCCAAACACCCCACCGTCCTATGGTGCTGTGGGTGGAAATCCTTTCGGGTAA